One Phosphitispora fastidiosa DNA segment encodes these proteins:
- a CDS encoding S-layer homology domain-containing protein: protein MRNKFRYLILLPVLLGFLAAQAVSAGSGPPGSSSNPVITKSYADKVLKPVQERVIALQTELQSLRGEASDLRTALARLNGPMFSDVPAEHWALGDIEYMVDRGIINGMGDGTFAPGSAARRSEVAAMLVKALDLPVAGAEVNFKDVSAGHWAYGYIAAAQKAGIISGFPGGEFKPNDNVTRAQMAIMLERAYGLEKSGATAGFKDVRTDYWAYNAVLSLADNGISRGYPDGTFRPAISVSRAEVAVLLAKAMDPDRRAK from the coding sequence ATGCGAAATAAGTTTAGATACCTGATTCTGCTGCCAGTGTTACTGGGGTTTCTTGCTGCTCAGGCGGTAAGCGCCGGCTCCGGACCGCCGGGAAGCAGTTCAAACCCGGTGATAACAAAGAGCTATGCTGATAAGGTATTAAAACCGGTGCAGGAGCGGGTTATTGCCCTGCAGACAGAACTGCAGTCTCTCAGGGGTGAAGCCTCTGATTTAAGAACTGCGTTGGCTCGTTTGAATGGGCCCATGTTTTCCGATGTGCCTGCTGAGCACTGGGCATTAGGTGATATAGAGTATATGGTGGACAGAGGCATAATCAACGGAATGGGTGACGGCACATTTGCCCCAGGCAGTGCGGCGCGCCGGTCTGAAGTTGCCGCGATGCTGGTTAAGGCCCTGGACCTGCCGGTGGCAGGGGCTGAGGTGAACTTTAAGGACGTCAGCGCCGGACACTGGGCCTATGGATACATAGCGGCAGCCCAGAAGGCGGGCATTATCTCCGGGTTCCCCGGTGGAGAGTTTAAGCCTAATGATAATGTGACCAGGGCCCAGATGGCTATAATGCTGGAAAGGGCATACGGGCTGGAGAAAAGCGGCGCTACCGCCGGTTTTAAGGACGTGCGCACTGATTACTGGGCATATAATGCGGTGCTGTCACTGGCTGATAACGGTATCAGCAGGGGGTATCCCGATGGGACCTTCCGTCCCGCGATATCTGTAAGCAGGGCGGAAGTTGCTGTGCTGCTGGCAAAGGCTATGGACCCGGACCGGAGGGCGAAGTGA
- a CDS encoding LCP family protein — MQDFRSFDQEAYSRDARVRHLKLRRVRKRRLFLTTLLLAAVMTLGVYAYQADLWSVAAEMYYNSRAVAGGAEAPVIAETKWLNVLLIGVDQRKNEPARSDTLMVAMFNTEEKKVCVVSIPRDTRVKIDGLEHATRINHAHSNGGIELTRKTVEEFLGIPIHNYVETNFDGFENIIDVIGGVNLEVEKNMYYPPEGIDVNKGYQRLDGHDALGYVRYRSDGGGDLPRIERQHKFLAALTEEVLKPGTLLKIPDIAGELRSNVKTDLPVREIIMLAGRFKNAGAENMKFVNIPGSPKYINSASYYVVDEAELQVFMDELIAGAAGENNLNNDVNINEGKVLPERDQN; from the coding sequence ATGCAGGATTTTCGCAGCTTTGATCAGGAAGCTTATTCCAGGGATGCCAGAGTGCGGCACCTGAAGCTCAGGAGGGTAAGAAAGCGCCGGTTGTTTCTGACCACTTTGCTATTAGCAGCAGTTATGACCCTGGGAGTCTATGCCTATCAGGCGGACCTGTGGAGCGTGGCTGCAGAAATGTACTATAACAGCAGGGCGGTTGCCGGGGGAGCAGAGGCGCCGGTCATTGCAGAAACAAAATGGCTGAATGTGCTGCTGATTGGTGTGGACCAGCGGAAAAACGAACCGGCCAGGTCTGACACGCTTATGGTGGCAATGTTTAACACAGAAGAGAAGAAGGTTTGCGTAGTATCCATTCCCAGGGATACCAGGGTTAAGATAGATGGCCTGGAGCACGCGACCCGGATTAACCACGCCCATTCCAACGGCGGGATTGAGCTGACCCGGAAGACAGTGGAAGAGTTTCTGGGGATACCGATACACAATTATGTGGAAACTAATTTTGACGGTTTTGAAAACATAATTGACGTTATTGGCGGGGTAAACCTGGAGGTTGAAAAAAATATGTATTATCCACCTGAGGGAATTGATGTCAATAAAGGTTACCAGCGTCTTGACGGACATGATGCCCTGGGATATGTCAGGTACAGGAGCGATGGTGGGGGGGACCTGCCTAGAATCGAGCGCCAGCACAAGTTTTTGGCGGCACTCACTGAGGAGGTTTTAAAACCGGGCACCCTGTTAAAAATACCTGATATTGCGGGTGAACTGCGCAGTAATGTGAAAACGGATCTCCCTGTAAGGGAAATTATTATGCTGGCGGGGCGGTTTAAAAATGCCGGTGCGGAAAATATGAAGTTTGTCAATATTCCGGGAAGCCCCAAATATATAAACAGCGCCAGTTATTACGTTGTTGATGAAGCAGAGCTTCAGGTTTTCATGGATGAACTTATTGCCGGAGCTGCCGGTGAAAATAACCTGAATAATGATGTGAATATTAATGAAGGAAAAGTTTTACCGGAAAGGGACCAAAATTGA
- the csaB gene encoding polysaccharide pyruvyl transferase CsaB codes for MKTVVISGYYGYENTGDEALLASIIKALKAEMPGVHIVVLSFRPEETARRYGVEAVNRLGLSQIFSALRRADLLISGGGSLLQDVTGPLTIPYYLGIVALAKLLGKPVMFYAQGIGPVNGSIGKLLIRLIGSRVDMITLRDEASASLLRQIGVRRPPVEVTADPVFAMEPEACAISEEVFRALGIPVSAGPVVGIFIREWQGQKGYKEAVAGFADTMLAKGRQVIFVPMQYPADVAPAREIAGMMDNKPVLIEEALGFSRITELVKAMDVVVGMRLHALIIAASCAAPMAGLSYDPKVTDFLRSIGQPVLEDLESITGGQLVEEVEKVFDNRETIRKKLQDIRKELRQKALRNSEIAIRLIENR; via the coding sequence ATGAAAACTGTAGTGATATCCGGTTATTACGGGTATGAAAACACAGGTGATGAAGCGCTCCTGGCTTCTATTATAAAGGCACTCAAAGCAGAGATGCCGGGTGTACATATAGTTGTATTATCATTCAGGCCGGAAGAGACTGCCAGGCGCTATGGTGTGGAGGCTGTCAACAGGCTGGGCCTGTCTCAGATTTTCTCAGCATTAAGGCGTGCCGACCTTCTCATAAGCGGAGGCGGCAGTCTGCTGCAGGATGTGACGGGACCGCTGACCATACCGTATTACCTGGGTATTGTCGCTTTGGCCAAACTGCTGGGAAAGCCGGTCATGTTTTATGCCCAGGGGATAGGTCCGGTCAATGGCAGTATCGGTAAGCTGCTGATCAGGCTGATAGGCAGCAGGGTGGATATGATTACACTGCGGGATGAGGCTTCGGCGAGCCTGCTGCGGCAGATCGGGGTGAGGCGGCCGCCGGTTGAGGTTACGGCTGACCCGGTGTTTGCCATGGAGCCGGAAGCGTGTGCCATTAGTGAGGAAGTATTCAGGGCGCTGGGAATACCGGTATCTGCCGGACCGGTTGTGGGAATATTTATCCGGGAATGGCAGGGGCAGAAGGGGTACAAGGAGGCTGTGGCCGGGTTTGCCGATACCATGCTGGCAAAAGGGAGGCAGGTTATATTTGTGCCCATGCAGTACCCTGCTGATGTGGCCCCGGCAAGGGAAATTGCCGGGATGATGGATAATAAGCCGGTACTGATAGAAGAAGCCTTGGGTTTTTCCCGGATTACAGAGCTGGTTAAGGCAATGGATGTGGTTGTGGGGATGAGGCTCCATGCCCTGATAATTGCTGCTTCCTGTGCCGCGCCGATGGCCGGGCTCAGTTATGACCCTAAGGTAACTGATTTCCTCAGAAGTATTGGACAGCCGGTCCTGGAAGATCTGGAGAGTATTACTGGTGGACAGCTTGTGGAGGAAGTGGAGAAAGTATTCGATAACAGGGAAACTATCAGGAAAAAGCTGCAGGATATCAGGAAGGAACTGCGGCAAAAAGCACTGAGGAACAGTGAGATAGCAATACGGCTGATAGAGAATAGATAG
- a CDS encoding LCP family protein — MKRINHRLPVMVSRIFVSTLMAALAVFFLHNGGMGAAFVKGSAGAMPFFKGPGEAAPLLKGPGAAVLVKVPPEEGHWLKTADDGWYVPAIQGIKGSRGNKVTPLVPIKEAAMPTVVHLEAAQTALNCSADTLNIMYIWTDEDKLKVVSVTTFNRETKQASIVVIPLYTATDTNETIELNRDYRTIGDLYRENGREGVRRFLEQKLGLEISNFVHVNQTALEKLSDVIGIIEVNGRRSSMLEAFEQTTAGLRTDDRDIVSAVACKLVQPRILTRVPEFLRIFSRDMTTNFTTGEMLAVFYLSRQMELQEMRKTALAGYEYESPGSKYLFVSEQTWKNIIYEMTQ; from the coding sequence ATGAAGAGGATAAATCATAGGCTGCCTGTTATGGTTTCCCGAATATTTGTCAGCACATTAATGGCCGCCCTGGCGGTCTTTTTTTTACATAATGGCGGGATGGGGGCGGCATTTGTAAAAGGGTCCGCAGGAGCAATGCCTTTTTTTAAAGGGCCCGGAGAAGCGGCACCCCTCTTAAAAGGGCCCGGGGCAGCGGTTCTGGTAAAAGTACCGCCAGAGGAGGGGCACTGGCTGAAGACGGCGGATGACGGCTGGTATGTTCCGGCGATACAGGGGATAAAAGGCAGCCGGGGGAATAAAGTAACTCCGCTTGTACCTATAAAGGAGGCGGCGATGCCAACTGTGGTGCATCTGGAAGCGGCCCAAACAGCTCTAAACTGCTCTGCTGACACCCTCAACATTATGTACATCTGGACTGATGAAGATAAATTGAAAGTAGTCTCGGTAACGACTTTTAACCGGGAGACGAAACAGGCATCCATAGTGGTAATCCCACTTTATACGGCAACCGATACTAATGAGACAATTGAACTCAACAGGGACTACCGTACAATTGGGGACCTGTACAGGGAAAACGGGCGTGAGGGTGTCAGGCGGTTTTTGGAACAAAAACTGGGCCTCGAGATAAGCAATTTTGTCCATGTGAACCAGACAGCTCTGGAAAAACTGAGTGACGTCATCGGGATAATAGAAGTTAATGGGCGCAGGTCAAGCATGCTGGAGGCATTTGAGCAGACTACAGCAGGGCTCCGGACTGATGACAGGGATATTGTCAGTGCAGTGGCCTGTAAACTTGTGCAGCCCCGGATACTGACCAGGGTTCCCGAATTCCTGAGGATATTCAGCCGTGATATGACAACGAATTTTACCACAGGGGAAATGCTGGCGGTTTTTTACCTGAGCAGGCAGATGGAACTTCAGGAGATGCGTAAAACTGCCCTGGCGGGATATGAGTATGAGTCTCCCGGGTCAAAATACCTTTTTGTGTCGGAACAGACCTGGAAAAACATTATCTATGAGATGACTCAGTGA